GATCAAGGAGACCATTCTTAAGGTCTCTCTGCAAGAATTTCTGCTTCACAGAGTTTGCGCAACTGACTGGTGTGTTCAGTGAACCAGGTACGTCAGAGTCTGGCGAATCGGCTTGTGGACTCCGTGAAAGATCCAACGGCGCATCCTGAGATCTCTCGTTCTCCATCATCGCACAACCACCTACACCACACATACTTTGTTCAATTTTCAGAACAGGCATGGGAAGCGGAGTCACTGCCCTTGGTAAAATGTCTGCCACATGGGATGAAACCATGGAAACAGCACCATGGAGAATGTGTGGAGGCAGAAGAGAGTTAGACTGTGTGGCTGTCTGTAGTCCAGGCATGGGGAAGATGTCGTTTCGCATCGGGATGAATTGTGGCGACGGTGATGGATGCAACATGCCACCATTTGGACTGAGATTAATAAACCCTGATGAAAGGGAATGAGAAACAGGTGTCGAGGGTTGGCAAGGGCGAGGGGTTGCAGGCTGCAAAACCTCCCCGCGGTAGTAGTGGCCGTGTGTGCGCACGTGTTTACGAAGCGAACTCGGATCCGTGTACCGTTTACTACATCCTGGCATTTTACACAAGTAGGGCTTCTCTTCTTGGTGAGTGCGAACATGCTTGAAGCGGTCACTTGAATTGGAGTACGCCTTGTTGCAACCCTCAAATGGACACACATAAGGCTTTTCTCCTGTAACAAGAAAGTAAAAAGACAAATGCTGTGGTTAGTATAATTGAATCTGCACATTTTTACTACACAATGTTATTTAAgatgttttctttctttgaagggcaggatttagctcagtcggttgagtgctcgcttgaggtgcttgcgtcgcaggatcgaaccacctctgtggatccattcaactgattgggttttttttccttccaaccagtgcaccacaactggtcaaaggtttttctgtctgtgggaaattgcatataaaatattccttgctacattaggactaagtgtcagaattaccatatgtttcacatccaatggccaatcaatgtgctctagtggtttcgttaaacaaaacaaacaaactttaaaaactttttcTTTGATTAActtgttttcatttttctttaaatttaccaTAGTACTCAAAGTTAAGTCTTTTATAAAATCTTGATGATCTAGATTGTTTTCAAGCTGTAGTTTCAAGATaaaaacagacacagacagacacatggaAGGCCAACACATTTCACcttttccaaatgtttttcaaaaatatataaacccaCTGCTAACTAGTCCATTGGACGTTACCCGACCTTTGAATTTAACAACAGCTAACATAATTCTTCTTTTTCAATGTTTTTCACCTTttaagataatatatatatatatatatatatatatatatatatatatatatatatatatatatatatattatatatatatatatatatatcatttgtttaaaaagctaaaagttaaagttagtttgattaatgacatcatcaagtgttagatgccaaacatttgataatcctGATGTAGCATACGTCttataggaaacccactacttgTTTTATTAGCCGCAAGacatcttatatatgcacctactcacagactggacagcacataccaggtcctttgatatacctgtttgGGATGGGGGGTAAACAATCAGAGAGTCAAGTGCGTGTATCAAGGGAaatgttaaagtatgttttgtttaacaacaacaatactagagcacaatgattttattaatcactggctgcTAGATGTCATTATCAGTCTTtgtggaaacctgctatatttttcaattaccagcaaggaatctgttatatgcagcACTTTCCCAtaagcaggacagcacatacaacctttgatataccagtgatgaggcactggttgagacaggAAACACCCAATAAGAGGATGCAACCACTGAGGAGGTTTAATATACCGATGTCAAAATCACGAGATGatattacatgtttttatttctataaaaatcaccatttgtttaatgacactactatagcacatcgatttatttatcatcagctatttggtcattctgacatatagtcttaagagaggaaacctgctacatttaaaTTATTGAAAACCCTGCATTAAAATGCTTTTTGGTTACAATTTAAAAGGACAAAGATAGTGACATAATTCATGCTATTTTCTCCCATCTGCAGCTGTGTACAAAAGAGCTAAAAATTATCCACAATGACATTATGTATAAACAACAAAGTCATCCTTGTTTTCCAGTAAAGTTTGGAACATTTAGCATAGGGATTTCGGTAGATGCTTTGCGGTACTTACatgaaagcaaaagtaggaatATCACTTTTCActtgttattgggaatacaaaatatacagtgaaatagAATTAAACCATACAGTTTACAGTTAACAGGTTTATTATCAAGTTAACCTTTATTACAGTTCACAGTTAACAGGTTTATTATCAAGTTAACCTTTATTACAGTTCACAGTTAACAggtttattataaagttaacctttattaCAGTTCACAGTTAACAGGTTTATTATCAAGTTAACCTTTAACAGTtcacagttttattattatcaagtTAACCTTTATTACAGTTCACAGTTAACAGGTTTATTATCAAGTTAACCTTTATTACAGTTCACAGTTAACAGGTTTATTATCAAGTTAACCTTCATTACAGTTCACAGTTAACAGGTTTATTATCAAGTTAACCTTTATTACAGTTCACAGTTGTTCTCTACAACCACATTATAAATTTCAACTGACATAATCCATGTGACTGCTGTGACTGTATTCGTCAACTGCAGTTCAACCCTTGCCTTTAACAGACAACCATTGGGTAAATTGTGATTCAGGGATGTGATATCCAAAcccatataaaaataaaaactgaaatgatctttaaaaagtttaaaactcAATACTACAATTAGATAAAGAGAATTGTTCAACATTTCAGATCAAATGTAATCTTCTTTGTGTaaactacaaaataaaaattagaaaaaaagccCTCCAATATTAAGCTGAAAATGACTCGATTCCCGAAGATTGCTATTGTTGTTAACAAACCTGTGTGAGAGCGGTTGTGTATCTTGAGGTTTTCGAGCCGCGAGAAACACTTTCCACACATGCCGCACCGGTGAGGCTTCTCGTTGGTGTGTGTGCGGATATGAATCAACATCTTGTATCTGTAACGAGTCACAAGAATTACATCAATATTGTCTCCATGAGAGAAAAGTCGATGGAGAGTTTCTGAACACTATAACATATAAAACGGATCTTATTcttcaatgtacatgtatttaccagTAATC
The sequence above is drawn from the Gigantopelta aegis isolate Gae_Host chromosome 6, Gae_host_genome, whole genome shotgun sequence genome and encodes:
- the LOC121374245 gene encoding zinc finger protein GLIS3-like, which codes for MLRQAEEQKKEDNARRDAPVTEGGTERESRGHNTGDTIAHKDVADSSKTFLAPPLDSKALMCPPCPDVYNCLSLMVFCTSCPNSDGVFSQESKETTPTSLMQSCTMPLTFSTPTYSLPDPMMLSSSALMPSMIPHPSEMANGGSSSQLCPEEPAKTAMTAKPGCYECLWMRCGQTFYNIDALVVHVNDDHVKVERPDIDYQCKWTGCPRLGKGFNARYKMLIHIRTHTNEKPHRCGMCGKCFSRLENLKIHNRSHTGEKPYVCPFEGCNKAYSNSSDRFKHVRTHQEEKPYLCKMPGCSKRYTDPSSLRKHVRTHGHYYRGEVLQPATPRPCQPSTPVSHSLSSGFINLSPNGGMLHPSPSPQFIPMRNDIFPMPGLQTATQSNSLLPPHILHGAVSMVSSHVADILPRAVTPLPMPVLKIEQSMCGVGGCAMMENERSQDAPLDLSRSPQADSPDSDVPGSLNTPVSCANSVKQKFLQRDLKNGLLDLSNHSMGDPAKSSFPAMSWSSVLLNGPYSSKPVSHDFSCCLLPH